The genomic DNA CGAGCGGGCGGACATTGCGGCGCATTTGCACGATTCGGTGTTGCAAACGCTGGCCCTGATCCAGAAGCGGGCCGGCGACGAGGAACACGTCATTCGCCTCGCTCGCGCCCAGGAACGCGAGCTGCGGCAGTGGCTGTACGAGGATGACGACGTCGCCGCGAGCGACGTGGGGGAGGCCATCAAGGCTGAGGCCGCGGCCCTCGAGGCGGAGTATGCGGCAACGTTCGACGTCGTGACGGTGGGGCAGTTGGATGCCGGGGCCGGCCGCGATGCCTTGGTCGCTGCGGCGCGCGAGGCCATGCTCAACGCCGCCAAGCATGCCGGGGGCAGGGTCTCGGTCTTCGTCGAGGGCCGTGCCCCAGAGCGAGGCCCCGCCACCATCGACGTATTTGTGCGGGACCGTGGGGGTGGTTTCGACCTGAGCCAAGTGGCCGAGGACCGGCTCGGCGTGCGCGAGTCCATCGTCGGCCGTATGCGGCGTCACGGCGGCACCGCCACGATTCGTTCCAGTACGGACGGCACGGAGGTCGCCCTGCGGTTAGAGCTGCGCGGGCACGACGGCGCGCCGAGCGGTGGAGGGCAACAGCAGCAAACGGCAGATAAGGATCACGTATGAAGAGTTCCCCACAACATCTCATCGACGTCGTCGTGGTCGACGATCACGCGATTTTCCGGGCCGGGCTCAAGGCAGAACTCGACGGCAGGCTGCGCGTCGTCGGAGAGGCCGCCACGGTCGAGACGGCTGTTGAGGCGGTGACCGCGACCCGGCCGGCGGTGGTTCTCCTCGACGTGCATCTACCCGGTGGACGCGGGGGAGGCGGGGCGGAGGTGTTGGCGGCCTGCGCGCGTCTCCAGCCGGAGACGAGGTTTTTGGCGCTGAGCGTTTCCGACGCAGCGGAGGACGTTGTGACCGTCATCCGCGCGGGTGCCCGCGGGTACATCACCAAGTCGGCTTCCGGGCAGGACATCTCTGACGCCGTCGTGCGCGTGGCCGGCGGCGACGCCGTGTTTTCCCCGCGGCTGGCCGGGTTCGTCCTCGACGCCTTCGGCACGTCAGCGGCGGTGAGCGCGGACGATGAGCTGGATCTGCTCTCGGCGCGCGAGCTGGAAGTCATGCGTCTCATTGCCCGCGGCTACTCCTACAAGGAAGTCGCCAAGGATCTTTTTATCTCGATCAAGACGGTAGAGACCCACGTTTCGGCGGTCCTGCGTAAACTTCAGCTCTCCAACCGTCACGAGCTCACGCGCTGGGCTGTGGATCGCAGGATCCTGTAGCGAACGCGACGGCGGCGCGGCCACTGCCTTAACACACCAAGGGGCGGCCCGCTAGGAAAAGCAGGGCCGCCCCCAGGCTGCAATGAGGTGGCGGTTTAGCCGTTCAGCAGCGTCTGGATCCGGCCCACACCTTCGGCGAGATCCTCGTCGCCCAAGGCATAGGACAGCCGGATGAAGCCAGAGGGGCCGAACGCCTCACCCGGGACGACGGCGACCTCAGCGCGCTCGAGGATGAGAGCAGCCAACTCGGCAGAGGTTTGCGGTGTGGTGCCGGCGATGTTCCGCCCGAGGGCCTCGCGAACGTCAACGTAGGCGTAGAACGCTCCCTGGGGCGTGGGCGTGCTGAAGCCCTCGACCTGGCGCAGCCCGTCGACCATGGCCAGACGCCGCCGGTCGAAGGCCTTCTTCATCTCATGGACCGCATCCAGGGGACCGGCGACGGCGGCGAGTGCCGCCATCTGGGACACGTTGGAGACGTTGGAGGTCGCGTGCGACTGCAGGTTGGTTGCGGCCTTAATGACGTCGGCCGGGCCCGCCATCCAACCCACACGCCATCCGGTCATGGCGTACGTCTTCGCGACGCCGTTGAGGATCACGACCTTGTCGCCGAGCTCGGGGGCGGCCGTAGCGATGGACGTGAACTCGCTGCCCTCGTAGACCAAATGCTCGTAGATCTCATCGGTCACGACCCACAGGTCGTGCTCAGCAGCCCAGCGACCAATGTCCGCGACCTGCTCGGGAGAGTACACAGCGCCCGTCGGATTCGAGGGGGAGACGAACAGAAGGATCTTGGTCCGCTCGGTGCGGGCCGCCTCGAGTTGCTCAACCGTGGTCTTGTAGCCGGCCTCCGGCCCAGCGAACACTTCCACGGGGACGCCGCCGGCCAGCTGGATGGCTTCCGGGTAGGTGGTCCAGTAGGGGGTCGGGACGATCACCTCGTCGCCTGGATCCAGAAGGGTGGCAAACGTGTTATAGACAGCCTGCTTGCCGCCGTTGGTCACCAAAACCTGATTCGGTTCCACGGTGTACCCGGAGTCCCGCAGCGTCTTGGCGGCGATGGCCTCTTTGAGCTCGGGGAGCCCACCCGCGGGAGAGTAGCGGTGGAACCGCGGATTGCGCGCCGCCTCGATCGCGGCCTCCACCACATAGTCCGGGGTGGGGAAGTCGGGCTCGCCGGCGCCGAACCCAATGACCGGGCGTCCGGCGGCCTTTAGGGCCTTGGCCTTAGCGTCCACGGCCAAGGTGGCCGACTCCGCGATGGAACCGATGCGGCGGGAGATCCGTGACATGCGCGAGTATCTCGCTTTCCTAGCGTCTAATGGTGTGACTTCAGTTTAGTCACCACGGCGCTCGGTGACACCCCTGGGTGACACGTCGTGAAGGGTGGCCAAGACGACGCCGGTGCGGGCCGCCGTCGTGCCCGTCAGGACGGCCCCCGTGGCGCAGGGCAGGCCGGGGCCATCACCTCGGTTCGACTTGCGCGGCAGGATTGAGTAAACTCGATCCTCGGCGTGCACCACGCTTCGATCGTGACGATTTATCCCCGGGCCGGGGAGCACCGTATGATCGAGTGAAACGCACAAAGGGTAGTGGCGCAATTGGTAGCGCAGCGGTCTCCAAAACCGCAGGTTGCAGGTTCGAGTCCTGTCTGCCCTGCGCAGTGGCAATCACGGGCAACCGTGACGTGCTCAGCGAAATCCACGTTACGGTGTCTCGCGGGTCCGGCGGGACCAGCGAGGCACCGTGACTGTTTCACCTCACTTGATGGGAACGAGGAACTGTGTCCGACATCGCGACGAGCAGCTCGAAGGATCCGCAGTCGCCCAAGGCTGACCGGCGGGGGATTTTCGCTGGCATCGCGCTGTTCCTTCGACAGGTCATTTCCGAGCTGAAGAAGGTCGTCACGCCGACGCGGAAGGAATGGTTCAGCTACACGCTGTGGGTTCTGGGCTTCGTCGCCGTCGTGATGGTGATTGTCAGTGTGCTGGACTTCCTGTTCGGTCAGGCGTCGATCTTCGTCTTTACGAACCAGCTGGAACAGTAAGTCTCATACGCGAAAAGCAGAGGCCGGACGCGGTCTTTTCGCACCATGAATACTTCTGGTTAACCAGTCACAGAAAGCAGGAACCTAGTGTCCGATCAGGAACTCGAAGCCCAAGGCAACGACGAGCAATTCGTACCGGCACCCGAGGCCGACGCCGAGCAGGCGCCGGCCGATTCTGCTGTGCCGGAGACCGAGCAGCCGACCGCTGAATCCACCGAAGCGGCGGAGCCGGAGGTCGACCCGAAGGACGAGCTGCGGACGAAGCTTCGCCGCCAGCCGGGCGAGTGGTACGTGATCCACTCCTACGCCGGCTATGAGAACCGCGTGAAGGTCAATCTCGAGACGCGTGCCCAGACCCTCAACATGGAGGATTTCATTTACGAGATCCAGGTCCCCATGGAAGAGGTCGTGGAAATCAAGAACACCACAAAGAAGATTGTTCGCCGCGTGCGCATCCCCAGCTACGTGCTGGTGCGGATGGACCTGACCGACGAGTCTTGGGGTGTTGTCCGCCACACGCCGGGCGTCACCGGCTTTGTGGGCAATGCGCATGATCCGACTCCGCTCAGCCTCGATGAAGTGTTCTCCATGCTGGAGCACACGGTGGTGGCTGAAGAGAACGACAAGTCCGACTCGAAGCCGGGCCGGGCTCCAATCTCCGAGGTCAACGTCGACTTTGAGGTCGGGGAGTCCGTGACCGTCAACGATGGCCCGTTCGAGACGCTGCCCGCCACGATCTCCGAGATCAAGCTGGAGACGCAGCAGCTGGTGGTACTCGTCTCGATCTTCGAGCGGGAGACGCCCGTGACCCTGTCGTTCAGCCAGGTCACGAAGATCCAGTAGCATTAAAGCTTCGGCCCCTTCCGGACCGCTTTGACCGGATGGGGCCGTTCGGCTGCCGCGCCACGGCAGTCAACCCCCTGTGGCACGCTCCTGTGCGCCAGGGAAACGCAATGAGAAGAAGGACCCGACATGGCCCCCAAGAAGAAGGTCACCGGCCTCATCAAGCTGCAGATCCAGGCAGGCGCCGCTAACCCGGCCCCGCCGATCGGTCCGGCGCTTGGTCAGCACGGTGTCAACATCATGGAGTTCTGCAAGGCGTACAACGCCGCGACTGAGTCCCAGCGTGGAAACGTGATCCCTGTGGAGATCACGGTCTACGAGGACCGCTCCTTCACCTTCGTCACCAAGACCCCGCCGGCCGCTGAGCTGATCAAGAAGGCTGCGGGCGTGCAGAAGGGCTCCGCTACCCCGCACACCGTCAAGGTCGCCAAGTTGACTCAGGCACAGTGCGAGGAAATCGCCGAGCAGAAGATGGCAGACCTCAACGCCAACGATGTCCAGGCCGCGGCCAAGATCATCGCCGGCACCGCCCGCTCCATGGGCATCACCGTCGAGGGCTAAGTCCCTCTAACGTTCCGGTACGCACTGGAACAACCCCCATTCAAAACGCACACCGGCCGTGGGCCGGATGGGCACAGTGGCAGGGTCGAGCGCGATCCACGAGACCACGACTGCATAAGGAGAACACGCAGATGGCAAAGCGCAGCAAAGCATACGAGGCAGCTGTAGCCAAGATTGAGGCTGGCAAGGTCTACAGCCCGGCCGAGGCCGTGGCACTGGCCAAGGAGACCAGCTCCACCAAGACCGACGCGACCGTCGAGGTGGCCTTCCGTTTGGGCGTTGACCCGCGCAAGGCTGACCAGATGGTCCGCGGCACGGTGAACCTGCCTCACGGTACCGGCAAGACAGCCACCGTCGTGGTCTTCGCCGCTGGCGACAAGGCTGAGGCGGCCAAGGCCGCTGGCGCCGACTTCGTGGGCACCGACGAGCTGATCGAGAAGATCCAGGGCGGCTGGACAGACTTCGACGCCGCCGTCGCAACCCCAGACATGATGGGCAAGGTCGGCCGCTTGGGCAAGATCCTCGGCCCACGTAACCTGATGCCGAACCCGAAGACCGGCACCGTGACCATGGACGTGACCAAGGCTGTGGGTGACATCAAGGGCGGCAAGATCGACTTCCGCGTTGATAAGCACTCCAACCTGCACTTCATCATCGGTAAGGCGTCCTTCGGTGCCGAGCAGCTGGCAGAGAACTACAGCGCAGTGCTGGAAGAAGTTCTGCGTCTGAAGCCGTCCTCCTCGAAGGGCCGCTACATCAGCAAGGCGACCGTGGCCACCACCTTCGGCCCCGGCATCCCGGTGGACCCGAACGTCACCAAGGTCGGCTAGTTTTCGACTCGTGCTGTGGCCGTCACCTGTTCGCAGGTGGCGGCCACGCTCGTTTCCGGGCTCGTTTTGCGTCAGGGCGCCGAAGGGGAGTAAGCTGGTTCTACCAAAGACCGTCGGTCGATGTGTGCCCAGAAGCTTGTCGAGCTGATGGTTCATGTCTGAAGGATCCTCGTAGAGGGCGGCCCACGCAGGTGACCTTGAACTTCCCACATCCGGGACGCCTTCGGGCCTCCGGATACAGTGGACGAAGCCCTGTGCGCCTGCACGGGGCGTTTTTTATGTCTAGCCCATCCGGGCTGGGGCTCTGACCGACTCTCAGACTCACCCCGGAAGGAGGGTTATGGCAACGCCGAACAAGGTCGCCGCTGTTGAGGAGACCATTGCTGACTTCAAGGAGTCGTCCGCCGCTGTCCTGACCGAATACCGTGGGCTCTCTGTTGCGCAGCTCAAGGAATTGCGCCGTTCGCTTGGTGCAGACACCAAGTACTCGGTCGTCAAGAACACCCTGACTGACATCGCTGCAAAGGAAGCCGGCGTCGACGCGTTCGATGGCCAGCTCACCGGCCCCACCGCCATCGCCTTTATCAAGGGCGACGCAGTGGCTGCAGCCAAGGGCCTGACTGAATTCGCCAAGGCTAACGACAAGCTGGTCATCAAGACCGGCTACTTCGAGGGCAAGGCCATGACGGCCGAAGAGGTTGCTAACTTGGCAGCGCTCGAGTCCCGCGAGCACCAGCTGGCTCGCGTTGCAGGTGTGCTGAAGGCTCCGGCCTCGGCAGCAGCCCGCATCATCGAAGCCCTGCGCGCCAAGCAGGAAGAAGAAGGCGGCGCTTCCGCTGCCCCGGCCGAGGCTCCCGCCGCCGAGGCCACTGAAGAGGCCTAAGCCTCCTCGGTACCCCACCAGCAAACGTGTGTGGCACCCGTGTGTGTCACCATCAGAGAAAGGACGCCAACCATGGCGAAGCTCACCCAGGAAGAGCTGCTCGAAGCTTTCAAGGAAATGACCATCGTCGAGCTCTCCGAGTTCGTGACCGCATTCGAGGAGACCTTCGAGGTCACCGCAGCAGCAGTGGCCGTTGCCGGCCCGGCTGGCGGCGGCGACGCTGCCGGTGCTGCTGAAGAGCAGACCGAATTCGATGTCATCCTCGAGTCGGCTGGCGACAAGAAGATCGGCGTCATCAAGGAGGTCCGCGGCCTGACCTCGCTCGGCCTGAAGGAAGCCAAGGAGCTCGTTGACGGCGCTCCGAAGGCAGTCCTCGAGGGCGTTGACAAGGATGCCGCCGAGAAGGCCAAGGAGGCCCTCGAGGGCGCCGGCGCCACGGTGACCCTCAAGTAAGCTCCCTGAGAGCTTTCCGAGAATTCTCTCGGTTCGGCCGGCCCCGTCCCTCCGCGTCCCGCGGGAGGACGGGGCCGGTCCCGTTTAACGCCCAGCCAACGCCCAGCGGATCTTACGGGGCATACAGGTCCGGTTCGTAACCTCATCGTTATGAACACGCGATTGGCCCTGCTCGACGGCCTCCGGCTTCTGGCCGCACTTTTCGTCGTCCTGTATCACTACACGGCCTGGAATCATTCGAACTGGGGGCCTGAGGGGGCACGCCAAGCGTGGGCGCCCATCAGCCACCTCACCGCCTTCGGCAACATCGGTGTTCCCTTGTTCTTCGCGATCAGCGGCTTCGTCATCCTGCTGTCGTGTTACGGCAAGACGCCGGCTCGGTTTATCGGCTCGCGCGTAGGCCGGCTCTTTCCCGCCTACTGGGTGGCCGTCATCCTGACCGGCGTGCTCCTCTTCTTCCTGTGGCCAGCACAGGCTGAGGACCTCACGGTGGGTGATTGGGCGGTCAATCTGACCATGATTCAGTCGGCCTTCGATGTGAAGAGCATCGACGGCGTGTACTGGACTCTGTGGGTCGAGATGCGCTTCTACCTGCTCATCTTGTTTCTGATGCTCTTCCGTGGAATGACGCCGAACCGCCTACTCGGCTTTGCGGCCCTCTGGCCGACGGCTGCCATCTTGGCCGACGCAGCCGGAGTCGAATGGCTCGACGTCGTCCTGATGAAGCAGCACGCCCCGCTCTTTGCTGGCGGCATGGTCCTGTTTCTGATCTTCCGCTTCGGCCATACCCCACTACGCTGGATCATTTTGGGCCTCAACGTGGCCCTCTCGGCCTACTTCACGGGCGTGCGCTTGAGCGGGGAGGTCGATTGGCTGGTGGGCTACGAAATCCCCGCTCAGGCCTACTGGCCCATCGTCGTGGCGATCTTCGCCGTGCTTGCGGCGGTGACCTTGACGCCCGCCGCACGGTGGAACGTGAGGGGGTTGGCACTGGCTGGCGCGCTGACCTATCCGGTGTACCTGCTGCACCAGATGTGGGGCTGGTGGGGCATCAACCAGCTCAACGAGTGGCTACCTCGGCCACTCACGCTGGTGGTGGTTTTGACCGTTGTCTTGGTGGCGGCCTACGCAGTGCATCGCGGGATCGAGCAACCTTTTGGCCGCCCACTCGGCGCGGCGGTCACGCGCGGCGTCGAGTGGGCCGGCCGTCAAGCTAGCGGTGCAGCAGCAGCGCTTCGCCCTGCCCTCCGCCGCCGCACAAGCTGACAGCCGCCGTCCCGCCCCCTCGGCGATCAAGCTCGAGGGCCGCGTGCAGGGCAAGCCGAGCCCCCGAGGCCCCAATCGGGTGACCGAGGGCGATCGCGCCGCCGTGAATGTTGGTCCGCTCCAGCGGAAAGTCCAAGTCCCTGAGCGACTGGCACGCCACGGCCCCGAACGCCTCGTTGATCTCGACGAAATCGAGGTCGCCCACGCGCAGGCCGGCACGGTGCAGGGCCGCGTCGATCGCGCGCGCCGGTTGGGAATGCAGGGAATTGTCAGGGCCTGCAACCTGGCCGGCCACACCGATTTCCGCCAGAACGGGTAGGCCGTGCTTCTCGGCGTACGCACGGGAGGTGACGACGACGACGGCGGCGCCGTCGGAGAGCGGCGACGAATTTCCGGCCGTGATGGTCCCGGTGGGATCAAAGGCCGGACGCAGAGCGGCGAGGGTCTCGACCGTCGTTTCGGCCCGGACCCCTTCGTCCGCGGAAATGACCACGGGTTCGCCCCTGCGTTGAGGGACGTTCACCGGAATAATTTCCGCGTCAAAGACGCCTGATGCCGCCGCGGCAGCGGCCCGCTGGTGTGAGTGGGCGGCGACGTCGTCTTGCTCGGCGCGGTTCAAGCCCAATTCTGCATTCTTGCGCTCGGTACTGAGCCCCATGGAGACCGCATCAAAAGCATCGGTCAGTCCGTCGTGAGCAAGGGAGTCTATCGCCGAAATGTCGCCGTAGGTCCATCCGGAGCGGCTGCCCGGAAGCAGGTGCGGGGCTTGGGTCATGGATTCTTGCCCACCGGCAATGACCACGTCGGCTTCTCCGAGCCGGATCATGCGCGCGGCGTCGGTCACGGCCGCGAGTCCGGAGAGGCAGACCTTATTGATGGTCACCGTGGGGATGCTCCAGTCGAGGCCGGCGGCGATGGCGGCCTGTCGTGCAGGGTTCTGCCCGGCACCGGCCTGAACGACCTGGCCCATGATGACCGCATTGATGTCCGCTGCCTGCACCCGCGAGCGGGAGAGTGCCCCGGCGATCGCGGCGGCGCCGAGCTGAGCGGCACTGAGGGAGGCTAGGCCTCCTTTGAATCGAGCGAATGGGGTGCGCGCGCCGGCGACGAGGACGGCATCGTGCTGCGAATTCATGGGGGCTCCAGTTCGTCGTGCTGCGGCCACGGGGCCATGCAAGTTAACAGTCACTAACTTAGGCCATCACCTCAGTGGTGTCGACGCCTAAGTGTGACTCCTTGCACAGAGGTGGGGACGCGCCTAAGATAGGTGTAGCGATAATAGAACAGGCCGTTCGTTTATAGAACACTCGTCTGAGGGTGCGGCCGTCACGAT from Zhihengliuella flava includes the following:
- the rplK gene encoding 50S ribosomal protein L11 codes for the protein MAPKKKVTGLIKLQIQAGAANPAPPIGPALGQHGVNIMEFCKAYNAATESQRGNVIPVEITVYEDRSFTFVTKTPPAAELIKKAAGVQKGSATPHTVKVAKLTQAQCEEIAEQKMADLNANDVQAAAKIIAGTARSMGITVEG
- a CDS encoding pyridoxal phosphate-dependent aminotransferase — its product is MSRISRRIGSIAESATLAVDAKAKALKAAGRPVIGFGAGEPDFPTPDYVVEAAIEAARNPRFHRYSPAGGLPELKEAIAAKTLRDSGYTVEPNQVLVTNGGKQAVYNTFATLLDPGDEVIVPTPYWTTYPEAIQLAGGVPVEVFAGPEAGYKTTVEQLEAARTERTKILLFVSPSNPTGAVYSPEQVADIGRWAAEHDLWVVTDEIYEHLVYEGSEFTSIATAAPELGDKVVILNGVAKTYAMTGWRVGWMAGPADVIKAATNLQSHATSNVSNVSQMAALAAVAGPLDAVHEMKKAFDRRRLAMVDGLRQVEGFSTPTPQGAFYAYVDVREALGRNIAGTTPQTSAELAALILERAEVAVVPGEAFGPSGFIRLSYALGDEDLAEGVGRIQTLLNG
- the rplL gene encoding 50S ribosomal protein L7/L12 is translated as MAKLTQEELLEAFKEMTIVELSEFVTAFEETFEVTAAAVAVAGPAGGGDAAGAAEEQTEFDVILESAGDKKIGVIKEVRGLTSLGLKEAKELVDGAPKAVLEGVDKDAAEKAKEALEGAGATVTLK
- the rplA gene encoding 50S ribosomal protein L1, giving the protein MAKRSKAYEAAVAKIEAGKVYSPAEAVALAKETSSTKTDATVEVAFRLGVDPRKADQMVRGTVNLPHGTGKTATVVVFAAGDKAEAAKAAGADFVGTDELIEKIQGGWTDFDAAVATPDMMGKVGRLGKILGPRNLMPNPKTGTVTMDVTKAVGDIKGGKIDFRVDKHSNLHFIIGKASFGAEQLAENYSAVLEEVLRLKPSSSKGRYISKATVATTFGPGIPVDPNVTKVG
- the secE gene encoding preprotein translocase subunit SecE; protein product: MSDIATSSSKDPQSPKADRRGIFAGIALFLRQVISELKKVVTPTRKEWFSYTLWVLGFVAVVMVIVSVLDFLFGQASIFVFTNQLEQ
- a CDS encoding acetyl-CoA C-acetyltransferase, which translates into the protein MNSQHDAVLVAGARTPFARFKGGLASLSAAQLGAAAIAGALSRSRVQAADINAVIMGQVVQAGAGQNPARQAAIAAGLDWSIPTVTINKVCLSGLAAVTDAARMIRLGEADVVIAGGQESMTQAPHLLPGSRSGWTYGDISAIDSLAHDGLTDAFDAVSMGLSTERKNAELGLNRAEQDDVAAHSHQRAAAAAASGVFDAEIIPVNVPQRRGEPVVISADEGVRAETTVETLAALRPAFDPTGTITAGNSSPLSDGAAVVVVTSRAYAEKHGLPVLAEIGVAGQVAGPDNSLHSQPARAIDAALHRAGLRVGDLDFVEINEAFGAVACQSLRDLDFPLERTNIHGGAIALGHPIGASGARLALHAALELDRRGGGTAAVSLCGGGGQGEALLLHR
- the rplJ gene encoding 50S ribosomal protein L10 yields the protein MATPNKVAAVEETIADFKESSAAVLTEYRGLSVAQLKELRRSLGADTKYSVVKNTLTDIAAKEAGVDAFDGQLTGPTAIAFIKGDAVAAAKGLTEFAKANDKLVIKTGYFEGKAMTAEEVANLAALESREHQLARVAGVLKAPASAAARIIEALRAKQEEEGGASAAPAEAPAAEATEEA
- a CDS encoding LuxR C-terminal-related transcriptional regulator, translating into MKSSPQHLIDVVVVDDHAIFRAGLKAELDGRLRVVGEAATVETAVEAVTATRPAVVLLDVHLPGGRGGGGAEVLAACARLQPETRFLALSVSDAAEDVVTVIRAGARGYITKSASGQDISDAVVRVAGGDAVFSPRLAGFVLDAFGTSAAVSADDELDLLSARELEVMRLIARGYSYKEVAKDLFISIKTVETHVSAVLRKLQLSNRHELTRWAVDRRIL
- the nusG gene encoding transcription termination/antitermination protein NusG, with the translated sequence MSDQELEAQGNDEQFVPAPEADAEQAPADSAVPETEQPTAESTEAAEPEVDPKDELRTKLRRQPGEWYVIHSYAGYENRVKVNLETRAQTLNMEDFIYEIQVPMEEVVEIKNTTKKIVRRVRIPSYVLVRMDLTDESWGVVRHTPGVTGFVGNAHDPTPLSLDEVFSMLEHTVVAEENDKSDSKPGRAPISEVNVDFEVGESVTVNDGPFETLPATISEIKLETQQLVVLVSIFERETPVTLSFSQVTKIQ
- a CDS encoding acyltransferase family protein, translated to MNTRLALLDGLRLLAALFVVLYHYTAWNHSNWGPEGARQAWAPISHLTAFGNIGVPLFFAISGFVILLSCYGKTPARFIGSRVGRLFPAYWVAVILTGVLLFFLWPAQAEDLTVGDWAVNLTMIQSAFDVKSIDGVYWTLWVEMRFYLLILFLMLFRGMTPNRLLGFAALWPTAAILADAAGVEWLDVVLMKQHAPLFAGGMVLFLIFRFGHTPLRWIILGLNVALSAYFTGVRLSGEVDWLVGYEIPAQAYWPIVVAIFAVLAAVTLTPAARWNVRGLALAGALTYPVYLLHQMWGWWGINQLNEWLPRPLTLVVVLTVVLVAAYAVHRGIEQPFGRPLGAAVTRGVEWAGRQASGAAAALRPALRRRTS